From the Erpetoichthys calabaricus chromosome 12, fErpCal1.3, whole genome shotgun sequence genome, the window TAGAAAACCTTCCAAGTTCAGTAAGCACTTTGCCATTCTTTCGTGGTCATCCCATTCAATGGAGTAAAAGTTGGTGTAATAAGCCTTTTTTGGGAGAATAGTGcttctcacaaaaaaaaaaaaaaaaaaagtaccacgCTTAACCGGTTAGGCATTAAGTGACAAAATGCAAACGCAATGTCATAGCAAATCTGGAATTATCCCTGCATGGATAAAattcacccaaaaaaaaaaaatctaaagattGACTCAAGACAGAGGTTTAAATGGTTTATTTCAATGCACtttaaaacaagcaagatttcagCTTTTATTAAAGAACAGAGCCTTAGACTGGATAACCCAAGCTTGGGAAACTCTGTTGTATACAACTGAATGATATCAGGTCATCCTTCAAGCCATCTCTGCATCCTGGGGGGGatctacaaagaaaaacaaaaaaattcacatagTAGTATGCACATCGCACAATCTATTTTGGACCTAGCAATGACTAATGTGGGGAAAACAAATTCAGCTTTAGTAGACTTGCTACAGAAAAGAGCCAACTTATAAAAATCAACCATTACACGATGTTGAGAGATCAGGATTTATATTCAATCTTTACAGGTAGCTGCAATCTGCATGGCACTCGTGCAGATGCCAAATACAGAACATTTGATTCTGAAAAATGTGTAACCCTTTGAATCCTGCCCTCCCTAGAATTTTGGCACTATACCCCTAAGCCTTCACATAACAAAAAAAGCTTGCTAATAGAAGCAAGATAAACCAAAGATATAGCCATCActtaattcccccccccccccccccccccataaccaACCGTTCTACAGACCAAAACACCATAACTACACCTTTGAATAAACATCAGTTTAGTGCTAGAAGCAATGCACAATCCTCTCCATCTCCCCATTGGATTGCAGGTTTCTCTGTGCACTCTATCATGGGATCAACTCCAATAGATGCTTAAAGTACAACTGAAATACTTTTCTTCTTGAAACAAAACAATTGACCTGAAGCTTAAAGAAAGGACAATTTGCTCAAGTTGCATGACTAGACAAGAGGTATACAGAGGTAGCAGCCTTCTGGGAAGGTTTCTATGGTAGCAGACTGCAAGATTCACAGTATCAGATTAAAGGCAATGCGTAACAGACATGCTTAGGGAATTATTCAGGCCAGCAAGTTTAGGGTGAGATGGGTGGGCTATCACACCAGCCTTTTGGGTATATACCACACTATACAACTGACCAGAGATCAGACCTCCCAAGTTCAAATGGTTAAGTCCACCTCAGTTGCACTTTTAATAAGTAGGTTAATTTCCCTTCTGAAATTACTCCAAGGTGCTACATAGCCCAAGAAAAATCCCTGGCTCAATttgaaactacaaaaaaaacgaacaagaaaaaaattgtcCAGCTGTAAAGTTCAGTTCACTATTAACAGGTTAGGTAACTTATTGGATCAAGAGTGTCAAGACTTACTGCAGAATATGCAGTCAGGAAAGTGTAGAGAAAACACTACCAAGAAACCAGTTATAAAAGCAGGTACAGACTAACACCACATTAAAAAGGTCACCAAAAACACCACATACTTGTCTGTTTACCACATCTCCTTCCATGAACAATGGTCCACAAGTGCCAAGCATCTCCGACTAATAGCTATGTTTTGCTGCCTAGTCTTCACcctaaaatggggaaaaaatgcacATTAGTAAAAGGTATCATCACACAGGTAAGAAATTAGCATATAGTTATCACAAAGAAAAAGTACTAGTCTCCACATTCCCAGTGCTCAGTTGCCATATTCCAGGGAGTCTTGCTTCAGAATGATGCACAATAGTTACTTAAGGAAACACTTAAGACTTGGTTCCAGACTGTCTCCAAAGTTATTGCACCTTAGACATGTTCCAtttgaactttgatttttgtatttttgattttctgaaaaaaaaaggcattttccTGTAGCTTTCTCTCTCCTGTTATAGGCTTCCTGTTGCAGCAATCAATACTGCACTCCTAGGACAGTAGGACTCATTGCAATATCCTTCAATATTGTCAAGATTTACAATTCCTTTTAGGAGTAGGGAGAAAAATTAAGGGGCATCGACTTTCACATATTAGAATGTGTTATGAACAGCCTTCATTAAGTGAGAAATCCGTCTAGTGTTGGATTCTGCACAAAGTTTAAAATTACCTGAATATCTAGGAAAACAAATCACTGgggattttgggggggggggggggggggggggggaagagaaaaaaaaaaatgaaaagtagaaGGCTCTGCAGCATTGCTTTTCGATAGGGTGAAAGCTTCAGGTCTGCTTTTTTGCCATTTAACACTGTCGCTGTACAGTGCTTTTTGCTGTATCAACCACTGTGCAGAAGGCTATTCACGTAACTGTATTCACATTTCATTTACACGAAAAGAAATTTTGCTTTGCTTACCATCCGCAGTTTGTCACAGGCAACTTGTTTTTATCTGTCGATTGTCGAAATGTGCCACTTGAGTTTTGGTGGTCTGGTTCTGAGTCTAGGCGCTGTATACCAAAGTTTATTCATGCTTTGCACTTGAAGAGGATCCTTTGAGCAGAGAGACACTACACACCCATGTAAAGAACTTGGAACAGCATCATATGCTTTTAACAGTTTAGCTCCAACAGGAATTTGATAACGTAGATTACAGACATCTgcaattgaattttaaatggctCAAGCCAGAGTGTCTAGTTTGGTTTTTCAAGTTCAGAGAAATTGATTTGGgctctaaaattttttttttgtttttttttttttttttaaaaagctgagaagtacaaaaggatttttttttaaaagcttaaGGTCTTCAAGACTAAAGGTTGTTAAAAACTTTATTGATAAATGAAAATTGGAACTTGCAAATTAAACAGCAAGAGTGTACAAATGATCTATTTGTGTTCTGAACAAGCACACTTAACCACTGTTTAAAGTTCACTGCAGCactaacatggaaaaaaaaaatctataaacattactttcaaaaataacagGCATGGAGGGAGGGGAAAAATGGCTCAATAAATGCAAGCCTTGTTTGCCCAGTCTTTTGAAAAGTTCAGTCTCCActggctttaaaaacaaaaaaacaaaaatggaatatgCAACTTTTTACAGAAAGGGAGGGGTCTGTGCTGGGGTTGGTCCAATTAATATCGGCTTCTGCCAATGCCCCTATCGGAACGACTTCCACCTCTACCACCACCCCTAGGGGCACCACGACTGGAGCTGCTGTAAGAATCCCGAGGAGGGTAGCCTCTCTCTACTGGGGGTGCAGGCCCCCTCTCTTGTCTGCCAATACGTTCACCACGGCTGGGTGGGTAAGGATCACTTCTGCTGCTGGGGTAACTGTCACGACTTCCATATCCATCCCGGGAACTGCTGCCATAATCATCATAACGACTGCTTCCGCCACTTCCACCGTAGGATGGTGGGGGCCCCCGCGAGGGAGGGGCGCTGCGCGAGTTACCTGCAGGGTCAATGGGTCAGGTAATTGGCAAGTTTATAATCAGTCAAACATTGTTTTAATCTATATTTGCTGTTGGTATTTGGTTGACATTGGCTAGCTCAGTCAAACATCCCCTTAAGAGGACTTGATATTGCTGAAGTTTAAATCCATGAAGTCTCCCACCACCCTTTGCCCAATTTACATTTAATACAGCAGGGTGTTCAAGTACTCAAGCCAAAGTTTCCTCTGATAGCACAGGTCTCAAGATCAGGCTTCTCTACCTACCAAATGACcaatgtaaaaaggaaaaaaaaataaaaaaattgcatcTGACAAGTGCCTGTGCACTGAAGCCAATTCAAATGTGCAGGACTCTGGCATTAGAATGTAAAAAATTTCCAAACCTTTCCTCAAACTCAGCAAGTTTGTACACTCAAAGGCTACCTCTGACAGCACTGAAGCCTATTATAATGAACATGCACATGTAAAAACATTACAGTAAAACAAGTGACCAACATCTCTTCAGTGCAATACTTCAAAAGGCACAGTTGCGATTAAAAAATAGCTTTAGCGCTAGTACCACATTGCCTCCTATTCTAAATGAACTGCAACATTGCCAATAGTTATTGAGGAGGCCTCTTCCACACTAGGCAAGCAAACATCTAGAATGTAGACAACAGTATTCCACATTTGTAACTCTGGTACAcagctttttatttatactaGATACTTGCAATAACAGACTGGAGAGTGGAGTCATTTTCACGGAATTCTGATTAGCAATCTTTGGCCTCCATTATATTTAACTACTCTCTTACAAGCCGATTTTTGTTAGTGCAGTCCAGCTAGAACAGAACATAAAACCAACACATCAATACACAAGTCTCCACCTCACTCTCCCACCGTGGGTTAAGCATATAGAAAgtattttcacaaaaaagttaCTATTCTTTGGCAAAAAGACTAAACCATGCCAAAATggcttaaaaagtttaaatggaACCACTGAACTAGTAATAAATGCTGTAGTTTCACAAGTTAAGGCTCAAGAATGAGCAGCAAAACTATACACTTTACTCCTTGAATTCACCCAACTATGGGCCTTATTTTCAAGAAAACTTGTGTACTCAAAACCCTGCTGTATAAAAAGTAATCCCAGGTTTTATCCATTTAAGAAACTTGACAGGACTTTGCACTGCatccaggattaaaaaaaaaaaaaaaaaagccagtatGCTTACTGCACTTTTAATGGTTCTCTGCTCTTAATACTCGAGCTCTGGGTGTGTTACCCATCTCCTTTTTTTGCTTTGCCTCTGCTTGGAAAGACACTCCCGACAGTTTCCAGCTGTACTTGTGGTATTGTGCCTCCAGAAGAACACAATGTTTTCTTGTGCTTTGGGTTGCCTTTGAAATGTCACTTGACAAGGTCTCAAACTGGTGAAGAACCAAAAATTCCTGCACCCCAAtcccaaacaaaaaaattaacacaattatatataaaaactggTTTCTTACCATAGCTGTCATATGGATCTCTGTAAGAACCAGCACTAGGGCGTTCTACATAACCCCGCGGTTCTCTGCCACTGTTATATCCATCGCGGTCACTGTAGGAATAAGAGgggaaaagaataaaatacagtgAAAACAGTGCATTATGGCTAGGATGGTGGCAAGGTGGGGGTATATACCTATATCCACGGGACACTGATCCATAGTCATCTCTGGAACTGGAGTGCGGATATTCTCTATATGTATAGTCTCTTGGAGGAGGTGCATAATCTCTTCCCTCTCTTGAGCTGATGTAGTCTCGACTTGAATAACTAGAAGGCATGTGGCATAGTTTAAGACTCCACCCATGACATCAAGTACTCTACAGCAAATAAAGGGCTCTGGTGAAGTACCTGTCTTTACTACTATAGTGGTCATCTCGAGGGGAAGGATAATCATCTCTCCTAGACATCACAGCATCTCTGCGAGGTGGTCCATATGGATCTCTCTCACGGGACATGGGGTCTTCAtagtaaaaacaaacaagacaacATGAGTATCACTACCACACCCCTCCCAAACCAGGCCATCCAAAACAACTTACTTCTTCCCATAGGCCCTGAAGGTGCAGATCTTTTTGGGGGAGGACCCCCATTGCGAACAGGTGGTCCTCTTTTCATGGGAGGTGGGCCTCTAGAGGATATTCCTTAATGAAAAGTATGCAAAGTTTACAATAGCATTACATCATACTAGACAGGTTTCTGGAGAAAAACCAGCACATAAATCTTAAGTATTACATGTAGTACAATGTTACTATAAAACTTCTGAGCAGACCTGTTAACatgggaaagaaaaacaaattgatgCAAAACCCCTTTAAACAAAATGCTTCTGTAAGTTACACATTGAGATGTATGCCTTCATAAAAAAGGGAAGTAAAAAGGATATTGTGGTATATGTGCTTGCAACTAGTTACTGCTAGCTTCTGTACAGTAATACGCCAATGAGCGCCTTATCTGGGACTAGCCATTAGGCTGCATTATCTGGTTATAGTGCTTTTCCCCCCCAAAAGTTTGCCCCTTCTGAATAGAGAATTGCTGTTAACAGGTAGACTTTCTGAATCaagttaatgtttaataaactttGGGCAACTCATTCCTTTACCAATAAAAATTGCCCAAAAATCCACATATTAGATTGCTTGTGTAGGCAGCTGTGCCAAATTTGACCAAACATGTTTTTCCAACGAAGAATGCCATCTGCTAGGTGGTAGAATTAGCCAATTACAGCCTTGTACCaccaatccatccatctttcagCTAGAGCTCACCCAACATTTGTACAAGGTTCtctacaatatttatacataaggTCCTAAGACGTTTCCTGTCAGCCTGTGTCTCAATCGTGTACCTGGATGTTAAGGATTTTCAGATACATGGGTATGGAAGTGAGAATAAAATTTAGATATGTAAAAAAATACTTGGTCCCTTGCAGGAGAGAGACTTGCAACTGCAATGGTGCTGCAATAGCTAAAATGTTCATAGTGGTTATCTTTGTCCCCCCTCTTGAGAATTTACAGGCTTTGACTTTGCTTTCTCAGATTACCAAAATGGGTATTAAGGAAAGTATGGTAAAAAGGTAAATATTTGAGCACTGCATTCAATTAAAGGTTGCAATTGTCTCATGAACCTTTTAAAGAAAGTTTCACAAGTCAAATTAACCAAAAAGTTTATACTGAAACCCCTGCTATATACACTGCAAAGAATATATATTTGCCACCCCCAAGAGCAACAAATGCCACTGGCCTAACTTTTCTAGGAGGAACTACCATCATACACTTGGATAgtatgtgtgtggctttactgtgTCACACATGGATGTGTTTGTGCGAGAGTgtgaaaatgtgtatatatatatattttttttttttaatataaaaagactAGGCAAgtctaacaaaaataaaaacacaccatcTAGTCAGATTGGCTGGCTTTAACATATTAAATTCCTGGCTTACAACCAACAAAGAAACTGATGCCAAGTGATCTACCTCTAGTTGGTGGCCCTCTCATTCCACTTGGCCCTCCTCTGCTACCCCTTAGCCCTCTTGGTGGTCCTCTACTTCTTGCCTGCATTGAAGGAGGGCCACGACGCCCAGATTCAAATGATGGTTTGGTTGCTTGCTCCACCTTAATTGGTTTTCCATCCAGAGACTTGAAAAGGAGGAGGgggaagaggggaaaaaaaaaaaaaaaaacttctataaACTTATTCCTGTACATTAGGAACAGCCAGCAGAAATACTACTTACCTTCCCGTTCATTTCTCTGGCTGCATCTTTTGCATCAGCAGGGCTCTCAAAAGTCACAAATGCAAATCCTCTTGATTTGTTTGTTTCTCTGTCCTTCATCAAGAGCACTATCCCATGAAGggggaagaaaaaataaacctcttAACTcaaatattaagattaaaaaaatattccccCAATAATTATGGTAGACTCAGAACTTCTTAGAGGACAAAAGGCAGTAtcacctttaaaaaaaatcaatgccatGTTTTCATCATTGTCACCAGAGGGGAGAAATATGAACATTATTAGCAGGCACACCACCTTCATTTTACAACAAAAGAATTAACAAACAGGCACACTGACTCTTACAACATACGCAGAGAATCAGAGGTTTCAGAAGGCGTAGTGGGGGCTATTGGGTAAAATACGAATAAAATGTTTTACCTTCAACAACCCTTCCATATTTGCCGAAATACTGTTCAAGGGCTTTCTCGTTTGTTTCCGTGTTCAGGCCGCCGATGAAAAGCTTCCCGGGACGGTCTGCTTCAGCCATGCCTGCAACTCTGGAGAATGCTAAAGGGAAAGCACACGAAAAGTTATCAATAATTCCGTCCATTTAAATGATATATACGCATTGCATACTCGAACAACTAATTTACAGCTCTCCATAGGACAGACCACGGTTTACGTGATAAAGACACGCAGCCATATACATACACGTGTTCAAAACACGCTTCTATTCTAGTGCCCAAAAAGAGTATGCCATACGTAAATATACAATTGTTTTGCCCGCCATTATTAGCGACAGGGCAGTGCTTTTCACAACGAGTCTCAAAGGCATACACGAGAAATACGAACTCCACAATGACTGCAGCCAGAACCCAAAACAGTCCAGTAGcgacaaaaaaaaaggcaggtAATATTGCACAAGTAGAAAGACTTCAGTCGTATAAACGAGTCAACATATGCGCCCCCCGTATAACAGCCTCAGCCTCCCGGTCTGTAAAATTCATACGTCGATATTGAAACAGTCTACTGCATGCCCCAGTACATTAAAAAACTAGTAATGACTAAAAAAAACCCTTTAACTACTTCGAGAATGGGGTCGGagacaacataaataataaaattgttaaCAAAATGGAAACAATAGGTGACTAGGCCTCAAAACGTGCTCGCACGCAAAACAAAATGGCGCTGCAAATGAATGAAGAGtctaaacaagttaaaaaaaaaaaataaagcagtaatAAGCCAATTaactagcaaaaataaaatttacctcTCAAGTCACCTATTACAGTTAAAACGAGCCTATATCTGAACCAAGTCAAAAATCAAACCTGCAGAAATAGGTGCGTATGTACacagaaaatgcttttaaaatggcGTCTATAAAACGCACCCATTGCTCGttataaatgtgtaaaaatacTATAAGACAGAAAGTAACGCCTTAAAACCCCACacgtaataatataaaataccttAGGATTCGCTAGTAGTTTTCAAATCATCAACTAGCTAACTACGTACCTCTCTTGGTCAAACAAACGTGCGCAATGGCGAACAAAGACAGTGGACGCCTAATTTATACCGCCCCTGCAACTCTTTCGAGACCACCCCTAATATGACGTCACTTTCTTCGTTCTTACTGCCTAGAGCAGTTAAGCCGACTCAAGTTCTTGCATTCTCATCCGTTTACTTGTATTGTATGATCAACGTGTTCAGAAGTTGTATCGTTAatgaaaatttgtcatttttgacgaatttaa encodes:
- the rbmx gene encoding RNA-binding motif protein, X chromosome; translated protein: MAEADRPGKLFIGGLNTETNEKALEQYFGKYGRVVEVLLMKDRETNKSRGFAFVTFESPADAKDAAREMNGKSLDGKPIKVEQATKPSFESGRRGPPSMQARSRGPPRGLRGSRGGPSGMRGPPTRGISSRGPPPMKRGPPVRNGGPPPKRSAPSGPMGRNPMSRERDPYGPPRRDAVMSRRDDYPSPRDDHYSSKDSYSSRDYISSREGRDYAPPPRDYTYREYPHSSSRDDYGSVSRGYSDRDGYNSGREPRGYVERPSAGSYRDPYDSYGNSRSAPPSRGPPPSYGGSGGSSRYDDYGSSSRDGYGSRDSYPSSRSDPYPPSRGERIGRQERGPAPPVERGYPPRDSYSSSSRGAPRGGGRGGSRSDRGIGRSRY